A stretch of the Cuculus canorus isolate bCucCan1 chromosome 15, bCucCan1.pri, whole genome shotgun sequence genome encodes the following:
- the NDE1 gene encoding nuclear distribution protein nudE homolog 1 has protein sequence MEESEGHHFSSVEEETRYWKELAMTYKQCAENTQEELREFQEGSREYEAELETQLQQTESRNRDLLSENNRLRMELESVKEKIEMQNSEAYRQISALEDDLAQTRAIKDQLQKYIRELEQANDDLERAKRATIMSLEDFEQRLNQAIERNAFLESELDEKENLLESVQRLKDEARDLRQELAVQQKQEKPKTPMRTTLETERTDTAVQASLSVPSTPSVPRAHNISIPTSATFRRGLDDSYGATPLTPAARISALNIVGDLLRKVGALESKLASCRNFVYDQSPNRTTVSMYMNRDVLETRLSPHQPRCDTGLVKRLEFGTRPSNISGPMSHPSQSVVKMLL, from the exons ATGGAAGAGTCAGAAGGACATCACTTCAGCTCAGTGGAAGAGGAAACCAGATACTGGAAAGAGCTGGCTATGACATACAAGCAGTG TGCTGAAAATACACAGGAGGAATTGCGTGAATTCCAAGAAGGGAGTCGAGAGTATGAAGCTGAATTGGAGACTCAGCTGCAGCAAACAGAGTCCAGAAACAGAGACCTTCTGTCAGAAAACAATCGTCTGCGAATGGAACTGGAGTCAGTTAAG GAAAAGATTGAAATGCAGAATTCAGAAGCATACAGGCAAATCTCTGCGCTGGAAGATGACTTGGCACAGACAAGAGCTATTAAAGATCAACTTCAGAAATACATTCGAGAGCTTGAGCAAGCAAATGATGACTTGGAACGAGCAAAAAG AGCCACTATAATGTCTCTGGAGGATTTTGAACAGCGTTTAAACCAGGCTattgaaagaaatgcttttctggagAGTGAGCTGGATGAGAAAGAGAACCTTCTGGAATCTGTGCAGCGCCTGAAAGATGAAGCTAGAG ATCTACGACAAGAGCTTGCGGTGcagcagaaacaggagaaaCCCAAAACACCGATGCGAACTACCctggaaacagaaagaacagacaCAGCAGTTCAGGCATCGTTATCTGTGCCTTCAACTCCCTCGGTGCCTCGGGCACACAACATCAGCATACCCACCTCTGCAACATTTAGGAGAG GTCTTGATGACAGTTATGGTGCAACCCCTCTCACACCCGCTGCAAGAATATCGGCACTTAACATCGTGGGAGACTTGCTGCGAAAAGTGGGG GCTTTGGAGTCCAAACTTGCATCTTGCCGAAACTTTGTGTATGACCAGTCTCCAAACAGAACCACGGTGTCTATGTACATGAACAGAGATGTCCTTGAAACACGTTTGAGTCCTCATCAGCCTCGGTGTGATACAGG GTTAGTGAAACGCCTGGAGTTTGGAACACGGCCTTCAAATATTTCGGGACCAATGAGCCATCCCTCACAAAGTGTTGTCAAGATGCTGCTATGA